One region of Chryseobacterium muglaense genomic DNA includes:
- a CDS encoding YHS domain-containing protein, with protein sequence MKSKVILTALLSVSLFACAQETPKVKHKKKNTTTKTTAQKVKFANTVDPICNMPTESDMKDTAVYKNKTYGFCSSYCKDEFKKNPEKYVQK encoded by the coding sequence ATGAAATCTAAAGTTATCTTAACAGCATTATTGTCTGTTTCATTATTCGCCTGTGCGCAGGAAACCCCGAAAGTAAAGCATAAAAAGAAAAATACTACTACAAAAACGACTGCTCAAAAAGTGAAATTTGCGAATACGGTTGACCCGATTTGTAATATGCCAACAGAGTCCGATATGAAAGATACGGCAGTCTATAAAAATAAAACGTACGGTTTTTGCAGTAGCTACTGTAAGGATGAGTTTAAGAAAAATCCTGAGAAGTATGTCCAAAAATAA
- a CDS encoding heavy metal translocating P-type ATPase — MEECCTTKPKKEHNHEGHDHDHSHEVQDKSTLQLFLPAIISFVLLLIGITFDNFIENNWFHGWIRLVWYLIAYIPVGIPVLKEAYESIIKGDIFSEFFLMGIATIGAFAIGEYPEGVAVMLFYSVGEVFQAMAVTKAKSNIKSLLDQRPDEVTVLENGTPKVIKAEKANIGDIIQLKSGEKLGLDGELLSEKASFNTSALTGESKPDTKSKGETVFAGMINLNTVSQVKVTTAYKDSKLSKILEMVQNATSQKAPTELFIRKFAKIYTPIVVFLAIGITLLPYFFVDDYQFKTWLYKALVFLVISCPCALVISIPLGYFGGIGAGSRNGILFKGSNFLDVLAGIQNVVMDKTGTMTEGVFKVQEVNFGNEFNKDEILKLVNALESQSTHPVATAIHNYVGEIDHSIQLENVEEIAGHGLKATIGGKELLVGNFKLIDKFNISYDIKTDNIVYTLIAVAYDKKFVGYLTIADSIKEDAQLTINKLKALNVKTTMLSGDKTSVVQFVANELGIENAFGDLLPEDKVNKVKELKAKDQTVAFVGDGVNDAPVVALSDVGIAMGGLGSDATIETADVVIQDDKPSKIPMAINIGKQTKKIVWQNIILAFAVKAVVLILGAGGLATMWEAVFADVGVALLAILNAVRIQRMKF; from the coding sequence ATGGAAGAATGTTGCACTACAAAACCTAAAAAAGAGCACAATCACGAAGGTCACGACCATGATCATTCTCATGAGGTTCAAGATAAATCAACGCTTCAGCTTTTTTTGCCTGCAATAATATCATTTGTTCTGCTTTTGATTGGAATTACGTTTGATAATTTCATTGAAAACAATTGGTTTCATGGCTGGATTCGTCTCGTTTGGTATTTGATAGCCTATATTCCTGTGGGAATTCCTGTTTTAAAAGAAGCCTATGAAAGTATTATTAAAGGCGATATTTTCTCAGAATTTTTCCTGATGGGAATTGCTACAATCGGTGCTTTTGCGATTGGTGAATATCCTGAAGGGGTTGCGGTGATGCTGTTTTACTCAGTGGGTGAAGTTTTTCAGGCAATGGCAGTTACCAAAGCCAAAAGCAATATTAAATCTCTTCTCGATCAGCGTCCTGATGAAGTAACCGTTTTAGAAAATGGAACTCCCAAAGTAATAAAAGCTGAAAAAGCGAATATTGGTGATATTATTCAGCTAAAATCTGGTGAAAAACTGGGCTTGGATGGCGAATTGCTTTCAGAAAAAGCATCTTTCAACACTTCTGCGCTCACTGGAGAAAGCAAACCTGATACAAAATCTAAAGGTGAAACAGTTTTTGCAGGAATGATTAATCTGAACACCGTAAGTCAGGTAAAAGTGACGACTGCTTATAAAGACAGTAAACTGAGCAAAATTTTAGAAATGGTTCAGAATGCGACCTCTCAAAAAGCACCGACTGAATTATTTATCAGAAAATTTGCTAAAATTTATACCCCGATTGTGGTTTTTCTAGCGATTGGAATTACTTTGTTGCCCTACTTTTTTGTTGATGATTATCAGTTTAAAACCTGGTTATACAAAGCTTTGGTTTTCCTTGTGATTTCTTGTCCGTGTGCGTTAGTAATTTCTATCCCTTTGGGTTATTTTGGCGGAATTGGCGCAGGAAGCAGAAACGGCATTTTATTTAAAGGAAGTAATTTTTTAGATGTTTTGGCAGGTATTCAAAACGTTGTGATGGATAAAACGGGAACCATGACTGAAGGTGTTTTCAAAGTTCAGGAAGTGAATTTTGGAAATGAATTTAATAAAGATGAAATTTTAAAACTGGTCAATGCCCTTGAGAGTCAAAGTACACATCCTGTAGCAACGGCAATTCACAATTATGTAGGAGAAATAGACCATTCAATTCAGTTAGAAAATGTTGAAGAAATTGCAGGTCACGGTTTGAAAGCAACGATTGGCGGAAAAGAATTATTAGTTGGAAACTTTAAATTAATAGATAAATTCAACATCAGTTACGACATAAAAACCGACAACATTGTTTATACTTTAATTGCGGTGGCGTATGATAAAAAGTTTGTTGGATATCTTACCATTGCAGATTCCATTAAAGAAGATGCTCAGTTGACGATTAATAAACTAAAAGCACTGAATGTAAAAACTACAATGTTGAGTGGCGATAAAACTTCTGTTGTACAATTTGTTGCGAATGAACTGGGAATTGAAAATGCTTTCGGAGACTTACTTCCTGAAGATAAAGTAAATAAAGTCAAAGAATTGAAAGCAAAAGATCAAACTGTTGCTTTTGTTGGTGATGGAGTAAATGATGCTCCCGTTGTTGCTTTAAGCGATGTCGGAATTGCAATGGGCGGATTGGGAAGTGATGCAACAATCGAAACTGCCGATGTTGTGATCCAGGATGATAAACCGAGCAAAATCCCGATGGCAATCAATATCGGGAAGCAAACTAAAAAGATAGTTTGGCAGAATATTATTTTGGCATTTGCTGTAAAAGCTGTTGTTTTAATTTTAGGAGCAGGAGGTTTGGCAACAATGTGGGAAGCTGTTTTTGCTGATGTTGGTGTTGCATTATTGGCAATCTTAAATGCAGTACGAATTCAGAGAATGAAATTTTGA
- a CDS encoding Fur family transcriptional regulator, which yields MKQKIENKLIDKNTKPTSMRILVYDFLSSQETALSLSEIENYFENADRTTIYRTLKTFEEKGIVHSIQENSTTKYKLCHDDCNEKTHKDWHLHFYCKICKQTTCKEDISFPESMKTNFRIDEIRLFAKGICENCLESLQ from the coding sequence ATGAAACAAAAAATCGAAAATAAACTCATCGACAAAAATACCAAACCTACAAGTATGAGGATCTTGGTGTACGATTTTTTAAGTTCACAAGAAACAGCTTTGTCTTTGTCTGAGATTGAAAACTATTTTGAAAATGCGGATCGAACCACAATTTACAGAACATTAAAAACCTTCGAAGAAAAAGGAATTGTTCACAGCATTCAGGAAAATTCGACTACGAAATATAAACTTTGTCATGATGATTGCAACGAAAAAACGCATAAAGACTGGCATCTGCATTTCTACTGCAAGATTTGTAAACAAACAACCTGCAAAGAAGATATTTCTTTCCCCGAAAGCATGAAAACCAATTTTAGGATTGATGAAATAAGGCTTTTTGCCAAAGGTATTTGCGAAAACTGTCTCGAAAGTTTGCAATAG
- a CDS encoding GYDIA family GHMP kinase → MGEVYSPGKLMLTSEYFAVDGALVLAVPTKLGQEFFFEEKQDGKSIVFWEAYHQNKLWLKAVIDYKTWQILETNIDQSAEFILKTLKNVQSLSETKFKSTDTYHLKTNLQFPSDYGLGSSSTLMNNLAEWSKIDPFHLNSISLGGSGYDIAVANAKSAVLFQNKPEIHFEKINFNPKFKNDLIFIHLNQKQDSREAIQLYRSKIKSQMMVDEFSNLTRNILLCDELENFSELMMLHEQKISDFIEIPTVKSRFFSDCPSFVKSLGAWGGDFVMSSKFVGFKDYFWGKGFTAVFEWGDLIDC, encoded by the coding sequence ATGGGCGAAGTTTATTCACCGGGAAAGCTTATGCTTACTTCAGAATATTTCGCTGTAGACGGAGCTCTTGTCTTAGCGGTACCCACAAAGCTAGGACAGGAGTTTTTTTTTGAAGAAAAGCAAGACGGGAAATCAATTGTTTTCTGGGAAGCTTATCATCAAAATAAATTATGGTTAAAGGCTGTCATAGATTATAAAACGTGGCAGATTCTTGAAACCAATATCGATCAAAGCGCAGAGTTTATTCTTAAAACTCTCAAAAACGTTCAGAGTCTTTCTGAAACTAAATTTAAAAGTACTGATACCTATCATTTAAAAACAAATCTTCAGTTTCCTTCAGACTATGGTTTGGGAAGCAGTTCTACTTTAATGAACAATCTTGCTGAATGGTCTAAGATTGATCCTTTTCATTTAAATTCTATAAGTTTGGGTGGAAGCGGATATGATATTGCTGTTGCTAATGCAAAATCTGCGGTGTTGTTTCAGAACAAACCCGAAATACATTTTGAGAAGATCAATTTCAATCCGAAATTTAAAAATGATTTAATTTTTATTCATCTTAATCAGAAGCAAGATAGTCGTGAAGCAATTCAACTTTACAGGTCAAAAATAAAGTCCCAAATGATGGTTGATGAATTTTCTAATCTCACAAGAAATATTTTGTTATGTGATGAATTGGAAAATTTTTCAGAACTAATGATGTTACATGAGCAAAAAATCTCAGATTTTATTGAAATTCCGACAGTTAAGTCACGGTTTTTCTCAGATTGCCCTAGTTTTGTTAAAAGTTTGGGGGCTTGGGGTGGAGATTTTGTAATGAGCTCAAAATTTGTAGGGTTTAAGGACTATTTTTGGGGAAAAGGTTTTACTGCTGTTTTTGAATGGGGTGATTTAATTGATTGTTAA
- the pckA gene encoding phosphoenolpyruvate carboxykinase (ATP), with protein MKNAKIVQDLQKLGIKGDYELIYNPSYEELYQAEISPENQGFEKAELTESGAVSVKTGIFTGRSPKDRYIVQDDVTKDTIFWDGKVNLPTTPEIFESCKDLVLTQLSDAKKIYVVDTFCGTNTDTRLKVRFIVEVAWQAHFVTNMFIRPSHFELETFGEPDFTVINGSKTTNPNWEAQELNSENFVMFNLTQKLQIIGGTWYGGEMKKGMFAMMNYYLPLKGMASMHCSANVGEEGDVALFFGLSGTGKTTLSADPKRYLIGDDEHGWDNNGVFNYEGGCYAKVIDLSAEKEPDIFRAIKRDALLENVVVHDGVADYTDGSITENTRVSYPIYHINKIVLPSKAGHASKIVYLSADAFGVLPPVSILDENQAQYHFLCGYTSKLAGTERGITEPEPSFSPAFGEAFLTLHPTMYSKTLIGKMKEHGAKAYLVNTGWNGTGKRISLKDTRAIIDAIIDGSIEKAEKMTIPVMNLEIPTSLPNVSEGILDPRDTYSDVAEWEEKAKDLAAKYIKNFEQYCNTDEGKKLIASGPQLQEQTI; from the coding sequence ATGAAAAACGCTAAAATCGTCCAAGATTTACAAAAATTAGGAATTAAAGGAGATTACGAATTAATTTATAATCCTTCATACGAAGAGTTATATCAAGCGGAAATTTCACCTGAAAATCAAGGTTTTGAGAAAGCTGAACTTACAGAATCTGGAGCAGTATCTGTAAAAACGGGAATTTTCACTGGCCGTTCGCCTAAAGACAGGTATATTGTTCAGGATGATGTTACAAAAGATACTATTTTCTGGGATGGTAAAGTGAATTTACCTACAACACCTGAAATTTTCGAATCATGTAAAGATTTGGTATTGACTCAGCTTTCTGATGCGAAAAAGATTTATGTAGTTGATACTTTTTGTGGAACAAATACCGACACAAGATTAAAAGTAAGATTTATCGTTGAAGTGGCTTGGCAGGCGCATTTCGTTACCAATATGTTTATCCGTCCGTCTCACTTCGAATTGGAAACTTTCGGAGAGCCAGATTTCACAGTAATCAACGGTTCAAAAACTACAAATCCTAATTGGGAAGCTCAGGAATTAAATTCTGAAAACTTTGTCATGTTTAACCTTACACAAAAACTTCAGATTATTGGAGGAACTTGGTACGGTGGTGAAATGAAAAAAGGAATGTTTGCAATGATGAATTATTACCTTCCACTAAAAGGAATGGCATCAATGCACTGTTCTGCAAACGTAGGAGAGGAAGGAGATGTAGCGTTATTCTTCGGACTTTCTGGTACAGGAAAAACGACTTTGTCTGCAGATCCTAAAAGATATTTAATTGGTGATGATGAGCATGGTTGGGATAACAACGGAGTTTTCAATTACGAAGGCGGTTGTTATGCTAAAGTAATCGATTTATCTGCAGAAAAAGAACCGGATATCTTCAGAGCAATAAAAAGAGATGCACTTCTTGAAAACGTAGTGGTACACGACGGTGTTGCTGATTATACCGACGGATCTATCACCGAGAATACAAGAGTTTCTTACCCAATTTATCATATTAACAAAATCGTTTTACCTTCTAAAGCAGGTCACGCAAGTAAGATTGTTTATCTTTCTGCTGATGCTTTTGGAGTATTGCCTCCGGTTTCTATTTTAGATGAAAATCAGGCTCAGTACCACTTCCTTTGTGGGTATACTTCAAAATTGGCTGGAACTGAAAGAGGAATTACAGAACCGGAACCATCTTTCTCACCGGCATTTGGTGAAGCGTTCTTAACACTACACCCTACAATGTATTCTAAAACATTGATTGGAAAAATGAAAGAACACGGTGCTAAAGCATATTTGGTAAACACTGGATGGAACGGTACAGGAAAAAGAATTTCATTAAAGGATACAAGAGCAATTATTGATGCTATCATCGACGGATCAATCGAGAAAGCTGAAAAAATGACTATCCCGGTAATGAATTTAGAAATTCCAACTTCATTGCCAAATGTTTCTGAAGGAATTTTAGATCCTAGAGATACCTATAGCGATGTTGCAGAATGGGAAGAAAAAGCAAAAGATCTTGCTGCAAAATATATTAAAAACTTCGAGCAGTATTGTAATACTGACGAAGGCAAAAAGCTGATTGCTTCTGGTCCTCAATTGCAGGAACAGACCATTTAG
- a CDS encoding SusC/RagA family TonB-linked outer membrane protein, translating to MVNKNLINSKAWIPPVAVFFLGIININGQETKKDTLREQDIDEVVVVAYGKAKKTSYTGSVATISSEKINNRPVTNITKALEGQVPGLQAVSASGQPGATASIRIRGIGSVSASSNPLFVVDGIPFDGNINSISPNDIESISVLKDATASSLYGSRGANGVIIITTKSGKKGEAKVNFNISQGFSTRAVKDYEQVNTDQYFQLYWEALRNGYKSSQVTSQQAAQMASDALVSGSNGLGINPYGSNYAKPVGTDGKLLPGATALWNDDWRDILQRVAARSQADLDFSGGSEKSNYYFSLGYLDDKGIAIGSGFTKYSTRLKINSEVKKWLTVGANLSYTNSLQEAPPSSDSRTDNIINAARVIPSFYPYYERNADGSHRLDTNGNYIYDFGKYRPTSALQNQNAAATLPLDKNENREDNFSGKGFLDFTFLPELKFKSSFSVDLVNYNGHFYSNPLIGQGSEIGGSVTKTNSRTLSYTTSNILTFDKKFNQHHFNILAGQEFYHYEFQTISGNRSQFSLPYYYEPDAAALFGGFSGNSDKLGLLSYLGKAEYDFKNKYFISGSVRADGSSRFSPENRWGTFWSVGGSWKASNENFIKDLNIFNQLTLRASYGGQGNDKLSTYYAYQSLYTFYNNLGEGGTVASRLPTPNLKWETNLNLNVGLEFAILKNRIKGNVEYFQRQSKDLLFDMPLAPSVGFSGYQANIGELKNTGFEFSLFTTPIKTDDFEWNVDVNLSTLKNEITKLPKGSIVSGTKLLQVGGSIYDFFIPEWMGVDPSNGNPLWKTITTDANGNPVEGTTSEYAKATKTLQGSSLPKVMGGLTTNIRYKDFDFSGLLTFSLGGKILDNDYTMLMHNGSAAGRAWSSEMLNRWTPENTNTDVPALSTTTNNWTSASSRFLYSGTYARIKNVSLGYTLPSDYFEKIGLKKLRVYVQAENLFTFYKHKGMDPEQTLDGTTYYRYPAMRTVTFGVQATL from the coding sequence ATGGTTAACAAAAATTTAATTAATTCTAAAGCTTGGATTCCACCTGTTGCTGTATTTTTCTTAGGAATAATCAACATTAATGGTCAGGAAACGAAAAAAGATACACTTCGCGAGCAAGATATAGATGAAGTAGTAGTGGTCGCTTACGGAAAAGCGAAAAAAACAAGTTACACAGGTTCTGTGGCAACAATTTCTAGTGAAAAAATAAATAACAGACCAGTTACCAATATTACCAAAGCTTTGGAAGGTCAGGTTCCGGGACTTCAGGCGGTAAGTGCTTCAGGGCAGCCGGGTGCAACGGCATCTATTCGTATTCGTGGAATTGGCTCGGTGAGCGCTTCAAGTAATCCTTTGTTTGTGGTAGACGGAATTCCTTTTGACGGAAATATCAACTCGATAAGTCCGAATGATATTGAATCAATCAGTGTTTTGAAAGATGCTACAGCAAGTTCACTTTACGGTTCAAGAGGAGCCAACGGAGTAATAATAATTACAACAAAATCCGGAAAAAAGGGTGAGGCTAAGGTGAATTTTAATATCAGTCAGGGTTTTTCTACAAGAGCGGTAAAAGATTACGAGCAGGTAAATACAGACCAATATTTTCAATTGTATTGGGAAGCTTTGAGAAATGGTTACAAATCGAGTCAGGTTACTTCTCAACAGGCAGCGCAAATGGCGAGCGATGCTTTGGTTTCCGGAAGCAATGGTTTAGGAATTAATCCTTACGGATCAAATTATGCAAAACCTGTAGGAACTGACGGCAAGCTTTTGCCAGGAGCTACTGCTTTATGGAATGACGACTGGAGAGATATTCTTCAAAGAGTGGCGGCAAGAAGTCAGGCAGATCTAGATTTCAGTGGCGGAAGTGAAAAAAGCAATTATTATTTCTCATTAGGATATCTTGACGATAAAGGAATCGCTATTGGATCGGGCTTTACAAAATATAGTACAAGATTAAAAATAAATTCTGAGGTCAAAAAATGGTTAACCGTTGGTGCTAATTTAAGTTATACCAACAGTCTTCAGGAAGCTCCACCTTCTTCAGATTCCAGAACGGATAATATCATTAATGCTGCAAGAGTAATTCCATCGTTTTATCCTTATTACGAAAGAAATGCAGACGGAAGTCACCGGTTAGATACCAATGGAAATTATATTTACGACTTTGGAAAATACCGTCCTACAAGTGCTTTACAGAATCAAAATGCTGCCGCAACGTTGCCTTTAGATAAAAATGAAAACAGAGAAGATAACTTTTCAGGAAAAGGATTTTTAGACTTTACTTTCTTACCGGAATTAAAGTTTAAATCAAGTTTCTCTGTTGATTTGGTTAATTACAATGGTCATTTTTATTCAAATCCTTTGATTGGGCAGGGAAGTGAGATCGGTGGTTCGGTAACAAAAACAAACTCAAGAACGCTGTCTTATACAACAAGTAATATTTTGACTTTTGATAAAAAATTCAACCAACATCATTTTAATATTTTAGCGGGGCAGGAATTTTATCATTACGAATTTCAAACCATTTCAGGAAACAGAAGCCAATTTTCACTTCCATATTATTACGAACCAGATGCAGCAGCTTTGTTTGGTGGATTTAGCGGAAACAGTGACAAATTAGGTTTATTAAGTTATTTAGGGAAAGCGGAGTATGATTTTAAAAATAAATATTTCATTTCCGGATCGGTAAGAGCAGATGGTTCTTCAAGATTTTCACCCGAAAACAGATGGGGAACTTTTTGGTCAGTGGGTGGTTCTTGGAAGGCATCAAATGAAAATTTCATTAAAGATTTAAACATATTTAATCAATTGACGCTTCGTGCAAGTTACGGAGGTCAGGGAAATGACAAGTTAAGCACATATTATGCCTACCAAAGTTTATACACATTTTATAACAATCTTGGTGAAGGTGGTACGGTTGCAAGCAGACTTCCAACTCCGAATCTGAAATGGGAAACCAATCTCAACTTAAATGTAGGATTAGAATTTGCCATTCTGAAAAACCGAATTAAAGGTAATGTAGAATATTTTCAGCGTCAGAGTAAAGATCTTTTGTTTGATATGCCTTTGGCACCATCAGTTGGTTTTAGCGGTTATCAGGCAAATATTGGAGAATTAAAAAATACAGGTTTTGAATTTTCTCTATTTACAACTCCTATTAAAACAGATGATTTCGAATGGAATGTTGATGTGAATCTGAGTACTTTAAAAAATGAAATTACAAAGCTTCCGAAAGGCTCTATCGTAAGCGGGACAAAACTTCTTCAAGTTGGAGGTTCTATTTATGACTTCTTTATTCCTGAATGGATGGGAGTCGACCCAAGTAATGGAAATCCACTCTGGAAAACAATTACCACTGATGCAAACGGAAATCCGGTAGAAGGAACAACTTCAGAGTATGCAAAAGCTACAAAAACTTTGCAGGGTTCTTCTTTGCCTAAAGTAATGGGCGGTCTTACAACCAACATCAGATATAAAGATTTTGATTTTTCAGGATTGCTGACTTTCAGTTTGGGCGGTAAAATTCTCGATAACGATTATACGATGTTGATGCATAACGGAAGCGCCGCAGGAAGAGCATGGAGCTCTGAAATGTTAAATCGATGGACTCCCGAAAATACCAATACAGATGTTCCGGCTTTAAGCACAACAACCAATAACTGGACTTCAGCTTCTTCAAGATTTTTGTATTCAGGAACGTATGCACGAATTAAAAATGTAAGCTTAGGATACACGCTTCCTTCAGATTATTTTGAAAAAATAGGTTTAAAAAAGTTGAGAGTTTACGTTCAGGCAGAAAATCTTTTCACATTCTACAAACATAAAGGAATGGATCCTGAACAGACCCTCGACGGAACAACGTACTACAGATATCCTGCCATGAGAACAGTAACTTTTGGCGTGCAGGCTACCCTTTAA
- a CDS encoding SCO family protein, which produces MSKNKKTESSAKKKIIIPIAVIALLFLGIGVGMSYFKSSLYTVMKVPDFELTNQNSKKITNKDMLGKVYLVEFFFSKCPTICPVMNTNMRFIEDEINNPNFGIISISIDPENDTPELLKQHAQQIGAKSPNWHFLTGDRTYIGNLADQFDIYVGDKEDESENLNHSGMIALVDQEGNIRCRYNKENMPILYYSGLNYEDAEGKIPKLTGKFHPDREILIEDIKKLLKE; this is translated from the coding sequence ATGTCCAAAAATAAAAAGACTGAGAGCAGCGCAAAAAAGAAGATTATTATTCCGATTGCGGTTATTGCATTGTTGTTTTTGGGAATTGGTGTTGGGATGAGCTATTTCAAAAGCAGTCTTTACACGGTGATGAAAGTTCCGGATTTTGAACTGACAAATCAGAACAGTAAAAAAATCACCAACAAAGATATGTTGGGAAAAGTATATTTAGTTGAATTTTTCTTCAGCAAATGTCCCACAATCTGTCCGGTGATGAATACCAATATGAGATTTATTGAAGATGAAATCAATAATCCAAATTTCGGAATTATTTCAATAAGCATCGACCCTGAAAACGATACTCCAGAATTATTAAAACAACATGCACAACAGATTGGTGCAAAATCTCCAAACTGGCATTTTCTGACAGGTGACCGAACTTACATCGGAAATCTTGCCGATCAATTTGATATTTATGTCGGAGACAAAGAAGATGAAAGCGAAAATCTCAACCACAGCGGAATGATTGCATTGGTTGACCAAGAAGGAAATATCAGATGCAGATACAATAAAGAAAATATGCCGATTCTCTATTATTCAGGATTGAATTATGAAGACGCCGAAGGAAAAATCCCTAAATTGACCGGGAAATTTCATCCCGACAGAGAAATTTTAATCGAGGATATCAAGAAATTATTGAAAGAGTAG
- a CDS encoding RagB/SusD family nutrient uptake outer membrane protein encodes MNKLKYISFALIAAVSLISCENDLETAPTNQADEAEIFKTAESAETVINGTWAKFNDDGTTYANIGYSTVLRTSDAMGSDVAVLTNKYGFPSAYAFTDLVNNTGGRSLYIWTSLYSVINNMNNVIARIDAAEGTQEKKDQVKGQAKALRAFCYWNLASFYQFSYLKDKNAPTAPIYTEPATTNSIGKKKASLEEIYTLIKSDLTDANQLLQNYSRNNKDKIDRSVVNGLLARVYLNTGEWTKAVASAQIAKTGFPLMNAEKYKEGFNDITNGEWIWGHAQTQEQSGESYAFHFLDVSSSGSYYYSFMADPYFKDLFDTNDIRSSLFSWDGLPGREGLLRYAKFKFKANLIADIVFMRAAEMYLIEAEAEARNGNVTNAVTVLNQLKTARKANVYTGSLAQNDVIKEVLIERRKELFGEGFSLLDIIRTQGKVERKAYVNSSGQPIAVQVTTPSGSVKTVNGRGHSVFAFPDQSAFAPNSRYYLFSIPQKEIENNPNL; translated from the coding sequence ATGAACAAATTAAAATATATATCTTTTGCTTTAATTGCTGCAGTCTCTCTGATAAGTTGTGAAAATGATTTGGAAACGGCTCCTACAAATCAGGCAGATGAAGCTGAAATTTTCAAGACTGCCGAAAGTGCCGAAACGGTGATCAATGGAACTTGGGCAAAATTTAATGATGACGGAACAACGTATGCGAACATTGGATATTCAACGGTTTTAAGAACCAGCGATGCAATGGGAAGTGATGTTGCGGTTTTGACCAATAAATACGGTTTTCCATCGGCTTATGCTTTCACTGATTTGGTGAATAATACGGGAGGCAGATCACTTTATATTTGGACGTCTTTATATTCTGTAATCAACAACATGAATAATGTGATTGCAAGAATTGATGCTGCAGAAGGAACGCAGGAAAAGAAAGATCAGGTGAAAGGTCAGGCAAAAGCTTTGCGTGCTTTCTGTTATTGGAATCTTGCCAGTTTTTATCAGTTCAGTTATTTGAAAGATAAAAATGCACCAACGGCTCCTATTTATACAGAACCGGCAACCACAAATTCTATAGGAAAGAAAAAAGCGAGTCTTGAAGAAATTTATACTTTAATAAAAAGCGATTTGACTGATGCCAACCAATTGCTTCAAAATTATTCTAGAAATAATAAAGATAAAATAGACCGTTCTGTAGTCAACGGGCTTTTAGCAAGAGTGTATCTGAATACAGGAGAATGGACGAAAGCTGTAGCTTCTGCACAAATTGCCAAAACCGGATTTCCTCTAATGAATGCTGAAAAATATAAAGAAGGCTTCAACGATATTACCAACGGAGAATGGATTTGGGGACATGCACAAACCCAGGAGCAGTCTGGTGAAAGCTATGCATTCCACTTTTTAGATGTTTCATCTTCGGGAAGTTATTATTACAGTTTTATGGCCGATCCTTATTTTAAAGATTTGTTTGATACGAATGATATCCGTTCTTCTTTATTTTCTTGGGATGGATTACCGGGAAGGGAAGGGCTTTTGAGATATGCTAAATTTAAATTTAAAGCCAATTTAATTGCTGATATCGTTTTCATGAGAGCTGCAGAAATGTATTTAATTGAAGCTGAAGCCGAAGCTAGAAATGGAAATGTTACGAATGCAGTCACAGTTTTAAACCAACTAAAAACAGCAAGAAAAGCCAATGTTTATACAGGTTCTCTTGCACAGAATGATGTCATTAAAGAAGTTTTGATTGAAAGAAGAAAAGAGCTCTTCGGAGAAGGTTTTTCACTGTTAGACATCATTAGAACACAGGGTAAAGTAGAAAGAAAAGCGTATGTAAACTCAAGTGGACAACCAATCGCAGTGCAGGTAACAACTCCGAGTGGTTCGGTGAAAACAGTTAATGGAAGAGGACATTCTGTTTTTGCATTTCCCGATCAGTCAGCTTTTGCGCCCAATAGCAGATATTATTTGTTTTCAATTCCGCAGAAAGAAATTGAGAACAATCCAAATTTATAG